A window of Macrotis lagotis isolate mMagLag1 chromosome 1, bilby.v1.9.chrom.fasta, whole genome shotgun sequence genomic DNA:
tgccccagatacCTAACAACCACCCAGCTGCGTGGACctgggcaggccacccaaccccaccaccttgcaaaaagttgtatctgactaccctctcccatgatgtTCCCTCTTCTTTATCACTTACAATGCCCCCCCTCTCCCTgaccccttcctcccatcctcttCCCTCTAgagcaagatagatttctacaccttAAGTGTGTATGTTTCCTTTACGagacatttttgatgagaatgaaggctccctcattcccctcaaCTTGCCCCCTTCTACTccaatgcaaaagctttttcttgactcttttatatgaaatgtcttagttcattctacctttccttcccctttctcccaatatattcctttttcacccattaactccatcttttataatatattatatcttcaaattcagctctctcctatgccttgtctataattgttccttctaactgctctaatgagaagtttcatatgagttatcagtatcttctttccatgcaggaatacaaacagttcaacattattaaatccctcataatttgcccttctctttCATCCCCTcttatggttcacctgagtcctgtacttggagatcaaactttctgttcagctctggtcatttatttcaacaggaaagtttgaaattctcctgtcatcttttccccagaaagatgatgttcagttttgctgagtagttgattctcggttgcattccaaacccttttgccttctgggatatcatattccaagtcctatgagcctttaatgtagaagctgctaaatcttatcttatcctgactgcagctccacaatatttgaattgtgtccttctggctgcttgcagtatcttctctttgacttagaagttctggaatttggccataatattcctggggattattTTGGGGGCATCGTTTTCAGGAGGCAAttgattccctcaattttttattttatcctctgatgggatgagcaagtccatcaaggttgatcatcacccccatgttgctgttagggtgtacaatgtttttctggttctgctcatctcactcagcatcagttcatgcaaatccttccaggcttccttccttccaggatatcagggcaattttcctgtagaaattctgtaaaaaatgaagtcaaggctcttttcctggttatgactttcatatagcccaataatttttaaattatctcttctgtatctgttcTCCAGGTTAGTAGTTTTTctaatgagacatttcacattttcttctacttttccattcttttgttttgttttattgtttcttgatttctcacaaagtcatcagtttcccttagctccactCCACATTTGAAGGAggtcttttcttcagagagctttcttatctccttttccatctggccaattctgctttaagacattcttctcattaattttttggactcctttttccatttgacctaaagtgATTTTtgacatgttgttttctttggtatttttttttgaatctccttcacCAGGCTGCTGActtggatttcatgattttcctgcattgctctcatttctcttctcaatttttcttctttccttccttatttgattttcaaaatcttttttgagctcttccatagcctgagcccaattcctatttttcttggaggttttggatacagaagctttgattgaatgtgtgttttgatcctccatgggatcaaagtaattatagtcaagttcttttttttttctgtttactcatttccctggTCTATGCCCTGCTTTTGAGGTGCTTCCCATgattttgagtgttattggaacACCCCTGCAAGGACTTTAGTTCCCTCAAtatcttaggagaggctctgactgttctcctgcctATGGTcttgtctgtggatgaccacaagcactcccctcaaccctggagttgtgaggagggtccctagaCAGAGTACCAGAAGCCTGCCCcaaggatagcagagagaccttgacagtctctccccacccccttaccttctgtgggttgAGTGCTCTGGGAGCTGCTGTGGAGCAgttccctgctgggtggctcccaaTACCTGCTTCCATTTGCCAGGCAGGGGTTGTGCTGAGGACCtggtttctaattttttaaagcttaatttcattgatttgccccatatatatatccatatccttacatatacacatacaacaaatcatatatatatatatatatatatatatatatcaccccCTCCAGGATTGATCTGGTATAttacatcatcattattgttttcttcaCATTATTCTTGTTTCCATGACTTGTTCTTTGGTTCACTtatttaggattaaattattaaGTCCTCATTtggtttttgccttttgtttGTGTTCCCTGaacagattattatttttatggtgATATGATCcaaaaattatgtttattatttttgttcttttatttgcaatatattttttccaatgtaTGCTCAGTTTTTGTAAAATTTCCATGTGGTCctgagaaatagatttttttagcagtcctggagtcaggatgatctgaattcaaatccatactcagatgtttgctagccatgtgaccttgggcaagttatttaacattttacctcagtttcctcctatgtaaaatgagctggagaaagaaatggcaatccattctagtgtctttgccaagaaaactccaaatgaggtcatttagagtcatgattgaacaacaacaaaaaaataggaTAATCAAAGCACCTAACTCCAgggttgaggatcaaatgaaataaatttgataTGAGATAAAGTAGCACAACACTTGtcatatagtaggcactatataaacaGTAGCTATAATTACATGTACTTCTACTCTAATTTCTCTGGgcaatttgttcaattctatattttccttttattttctattagatTTATCCAAATCTGAGAGAGAAGCATTATCTACCACTATTATTGTTCCtaccattattctttttttttttttaggctttttccttcttctgaggTAGAATATTGCCCATGGAGGcaaaatttaatgttttataattacAAAAAACAAACGTAGCTGCAAAGACATCCCCATCCCTCTCCTTTGCTGATGTAGGAAGACAATGGTGTATTTCATATCTATTTATAGTTTAAGTatattgatcaatttttttttcttttaaaatacctttagataggggcagctaggtggcgcagtggatagagcaccggccttggagtcaggagtacctgagttcaaatccagcctcagacacttaataattacccagctgtgtggccttgggcaagccacttaaccccatttgccttgcaaaaaaaaaaaaaacccttaaaaaatgcCATTAGATGACCCTCTGCAAGAGAAAAGAGgaacacaggaaaaaaattatgcttaataaaaaaattccaacatttatttttttgaaattctggGATGACCAAGAGGAAGTTATTTCTGTACTCTTATCAGTGAAGCCATTATGATCCCTGAACTCCATTTTCTAATTCTGTGTTTTCAGTTCTATGCTGCTTGGTACTAGTCTTCTTTTGAAGGGTCACAACACTGAATTAAAAGCTTAGTTGATCAATCATTTTATCTTACATGGCACTATGGTTTCATTTCTTGTATGGCTCATGGTTTTAATAAAGTTAATTTCATATTAATACCTGTGACTGAATTCTTGGACATGTTAGTAATGGAGATTTTTCATGTTCCAACATATTTGACAAATTCATTGTACCTGGGTTGGTCCCAGCCAGTCCACAGAGGACACTTTCTTCTCCTAATACTCTCATTTAAACTTGCTCATCctatttcatgttttgttttttttttgcaaaggcatACATCTGTTATCCTACTTAGGTATTGTAAAAAGGAGTACCTGGCCTAAGTCCTTTCCTGATATATCTTCTACCTCTGATGATGAAGTCAGATAATCAGTAAGTTTGGGTACCTTTTACTGGGTCTTGGGGAAAAGTCCATGATCCTAgattgaaaaatgttttgaaagttGCTTTCAGTTATGACTGACTCttttgagaccccatttggggttttcttggcagatcctggaatggtttactatttttttcttcagcttgttttacaggtgaggaaattaaggcaaacagggttaagtgacttatccaaggtcacacatctcaTTTTTCTGTATACCAGGGTGATGGGTGCCAAGAGATGCTGTGGCAGATTCATGGCATTTATCCAGGCATCTCCACCTGGAGCCTGTACTTCAAATTCATCCTTTTGTCTTCTTGCATGGACACTAGAAGATATCAAGCTGACCCAGGGGATGCTTTCTGCACGTTGCAATATAAGGGTCAATACCATAGGCCTCAGCAGCTCAACTGCTGAGAACCTGGGCTTAGTCCTGGCTGGCACCCATCACGCTCACCTTCCTGGGCTACACTCATGGATGTGCCACTAATAAGTATAGCACTATTGAGTAAATTTTCAACTTAACCATGACCTTGTTTGAATAAACTTATTGACAAATTTTGTACTTTTGTCCAAGATGGAACCACCTCCACAAAGGAAACATGTAATGCCAAACCATTGGGGCAGAATTCTCAGGATGGCAGAGTGCTACCTTTCCTTCGCTCTCAGGCACCACTGGGTCAATGCCAAAACATGAATTTCTAGAGTAGAAGACACAAAAAGGGAGAGCTATGCAAAAATTAAGGGCTGCAATACCTTGGGCATTGGAATAAACTGACCTAAAGTTCTTGGGAGTCACCAAAACATAACGGGAAAATGAGAGGTCAAATCTGTGTTCTTTATTCTACTTAGTAGGCATACACAGGACCCAGAAGTCATCACCTAGCCCTCTGTTCCATCAGGATGCTTGAGAAAGAGTTCCTGGGCCTTTGGTGGGGAGCAGGTGCATGATTGCTGGCACTCAAGCAGAGACCTGGACCTGAGGGGCAGATGGGACAAGAGGAGAAAGGAGCAGCAGCCCAGAAAGAGACTGAGTCCATGACAATCTGCTTCATCCTTTCTCCTGCCCCAGCTAAGAGGCCTGGTGGAGCCCAAGGGGTGTGTCCAGACTGAAGAGAGATCTGTTTCTAGGGCCAATGTGTAGACCTCGGGGATCTTGTCAGCAGAGCTAAGGTGTGTGCTTGTTAATGCTCCTGTGGCTCTGTTCAGAGCCTGTTGTTATGGCTGAATGGTGACTGAGGATAGGGATTCAAGTCCCCTAGTCTCTCCCTGCCTTTTCCTGCTACCACCCAGATTTCCTGGTGCCGTTCCCTGAGGCCCAGGAAAGCAGGAACAATTGAAGCACGTCAGAGAAGCCACCATGAGTTTAGTCTTTTTTGTGGTTGAACTGTTTGTACCTTAAGGACATGGGACAGTAATAAAGAAGAGATTCCTAGAGGTGCAAAAACTGCCAAATGATTGCTTGGAGACACAGAGCTGAGTGATAATGGGTCAGAGAAAGAGTTCTATGGGGCACATATATGCATGGAGGGACTGTTGGAAGTAACAGACTTCAGGCCTAGGCCTCTTCAAAGGATGTGTGAGGGCAGAGGCAGCACATCACGTGGAGAAGATGTGATAAGGCCAAAACAAAGGGTACCAAGTAAACAACAGTAAACAAGAAGACATTCATGCAAATACATACTCCCATGCATATTCCCCTGCCCCTCCACAGTCTTTGCTGGCTTGtctgaaatgggaaaaaagtgaCTGCTTAGGCAGGGCCTATTGCTGGGATATCATGGTTAGTGCCCAGTCCACAAGGGCAATGGTAGTATCTTGGAGGCAGAGCCAAATCCAATGGGCAAATTTACTCAGCTGTATCTTTATACAGTCCCAGGTCACATCACCTCTGTAAGAAAAACATAGGAGAGGATCAGGTGAAAATCTTATAGGACACCAAAGTACAGACAATAACATGCACTGCcgggaaagaaataaatgaaaggagTGGGACAGGAAGTCTGAAGTTGAGGGGTCTCACCTGCAGGCCTCCTGGCAGTACTCCTGGACCTGAGACAATGAAATTAGTAATATTTGCCACAGAGGAACCAGAAAGTCCTGATAAAAGAGGAGTAGCAACTCCTTTAGCTGAAGGAGCAGATGTAACAATGAGTCTGTGAACTGGGTCTGCAGTTGAGTCAGAAAAAGGACAAAATTAGTTCAAGGCTCTCATGCTATTGCAAAGGTTAATCTACTGCCCAAGGGATTCCATTCATCTCACTTCTCCAGCTTACCCCCTGGAAGACGCCAGGTAGGTTCTCATAGGCCCAAGAAAGACAGGATACACAATAAGTAGAGATAAAGGTGACTGTTGTGTTGGTCTGAGTCCAGGCCAGCTGCAGGCCAGGTTCTAGAATTGACATCAGATGGGAACCAAAGACAGGCAATGTCTCCTCTAGCCAGCTGTAAAGGTGGAGAAATAGTgtgaatttccattttacaatagTGCCTTAGGGTCAGGGGGATAGGTCAGGAAATGCAATCTACCTTTATCCCATGGCTATTATCATAATGTATGAAGACCCAAGCCAATCTTAATCCAAACAGGTGAGTATGTGACTCACCTATAACCTTGAAGACCATAATAGTAGAGCTTGGCACAGGCCTCCTCCCCAGCAGGCAGGAAACCAGATGACTGTAACACACGGGCTGACAGGGAAGCTAGGAAGGGAAGCAAGGACCAGTGACTGAGCTAACCTGCTTGGTCAGGAGCCGGTGAGAAGAGGGAAAGCGTGGCAAATACTCTAATGCTTAGGAATAATGAATGGAGAAAAAGAGCCAAGCTGAAGCTGGCTCAGGGGAGTGTGCTCAGACTCCGGTCTGCAGGGTTAGGTGAGCAAGGAGGCGGCTGGAAGGCACAGCCATAGACTGTGGTAAAGTAGCAGGCTCCATCTGATGGATTGCCTAGAATTTCTATGAGTGTCAAAGATTTATTTGACCAAATGTCTAAGGCTAGGGAGGAGAAAACAACCTgtttcctttgtctctttttcctctccttcctttgccAACCCCACTCTTTGGTGTCCAAAATTTCTTACTCTGGAAGGAGCTATGTGACCGGAAGTCATGGAATAGGAAGCCTGCTGCAAACACCAGGAAGACAAGTAGCAGCTGAGTCCACGGTAGCTGACGACCGCGTGCTTGCTGCAATAGGTCCTTAGGAAGAGCAGGAATAGAGAAGAGAAGTCAAGGGGTGGATGGCTCTCTCAACCTGAGCAAAACCTTCTAGCTGTGCCCTTCTGGGAGGGACATGACTACTGCTAAACTTAGGCAATGAAAAAGTATGAAAGTCCTCAGGATTTCTAGAGAAAGGTGGCACAGAGGAAGACTGGGGAGTAGAGACCTGGATCAGGGACCGaactgaaatggaaaaagagagcAGGGAGGGGGGACATGCTCCTGGGAATGGGCTGGGATATCAACACGTGTGAGTCAGGGTACCTTGCAGATGGTATTGCAGGCTGTGATGTCCTGAGAGTTATTACCCCCTTTCCTCAAGAGCTCCTCATTTGTGATTTTGAAGGACTGAATTATTTCTTGCAAAGACTTCCTCATCTGGTAGGAAATAAAAGGCCAGGCGCTGGGGCTGAAGGGCTTCCCCACTCTTGGTTTCTTCTAGATTCCCCACCTGCTGATAGCCCTACTAGCTCAGCAGCTTTCTTACAGGAAAACCAGAGAAGGCGCCATCTTAGAACCAGAACTTCTCTCGAGCTGCCCATTCCCCAAGGCAAGCTGGCTCCATCCAGCCCGGCGCCTCACCTTCTTAGGAGTTTGGTCCCAAGTCTCCAGGATATGTCCCAGCAGCAAACTGTGGAAAAAGCAGTCACCCCTCAGTCTGTTCTGTGCAGACCCCAAACCCAGGTAACTACAGAGACCACACAGCATCTCACATCTTCTTGCCCTATTTCAAATCAGCCCCTTTACCTTCAAAGTTCTAGTTCCAGTGTATCTTCCTGAAGTCTACAAGGGAAGCTCTGAGACAGAACTTAACTACCCAGAGAGAACCAACAAGGAATGGGTTATGTTTGAGTTCCCTACCTCCATAACTCTAATTGGAAAGGGGAGTGGGAGCCCAGAAGACTAGGGGCACACCTCTGCTCTCTGCCCAGTTGGCAGATAGGTCTAACCCAGGCCCAGGAAGCAAGACTGGACGTTTCCTGAGACAGAGGCACACAGGACCACTTGGGCTGGCTTGCTATTTTCACCCTACCTGGATTGAGACAGATGCTTGGTGTACAGTTGTCTCCAAACATTGAAGCTGAGGGCATCAAGGGCCAGACACTCAGTCAAGCTTTTTAGGAGCTGTGTAGGGGAAGAGAACAATTGTCGGAAGCACAGGGGTTGCCCCATATTGGTGTCACAACTAGATCATAGCCAGGGAAGTCATCATACTGGGGGAAACCAAGGGCTCTTTAGATTGTCTTTTGAACCCAGAAGCCCAAAGAGCTACAGGACAGAACTATAGTTCCAGAACCAGCATCTAAACTTAAGTACAATCAGTCCCTGAGGACCAAGAttaagacagagagagggagatcaGGGGGCACGTCTGCCAGAATGGGTACACAAGGAGGGGGTTCTGTtacaacaacttttttttttttttttgcaaggcaatagggttaagtggcttgcccaaggccacacagctaggtaatcatgaagcgtctgaggcaggatttgaactccagtattcctgactccaggaccagtgctctatccactgcgccacctagctgtcccattacAATAACTTTGCTGAGGGTATTGCACAGGTAAACAGGAGGATGCCAATGAGTAATCTATCAAAGGGATGTTCAATTGCTGGGACTCCTTAAAAACAGGTTTTTTAGTATGAGATAGGAAGCATTCAACTCCAGAATTCTCAGTGATCTGCctcaagggaaggagaaaaatgcctttattttcattttttttccttacctcttttttcatttcagggGGACAGCTAGGGGTGGCTCTGGACAAGAAGGAGGGGAAGTAGGTATGCAGGGTAGCTTCCGGCTTTGCACCAAATGCCAGCACTTTCAGTCTGGGGTAGAGCTGACAAAGCTGCTCCTGTAGGCTGAGGACAGAGTGGGATGGAGCCCCCTATAGGGGATGCCTCCAGTGAAATTTTTTGCCCTACCAGCCTTCCTGAAAGCTAACCTTCAAGGGTGCCAAGGgcggggggggcagggagaaggaAGGCACCTCCCAATTCTTGGGCTCTCTTCTTTTCTGCTGCCCTGAGTGCAACAtaagacacagacacacacacacacacggcataCCTGGGGGCCAAGGAGTTGTTGGGCATGTAGGCAAAGTCCAGAAGTGGGAAGAAGTCCTTGGGGCCTATCATGCCAAAGCCTTTGGTGAGATTGGGATGCATCctgtggagggaggggagaaaaatgtgtattCTGCCAAACTCCAGCCTGCTTCCTACTCCTACCCCACAGTGGTCCTCCCTGAAGCCTTGCAAATCACTTACAGAAGTAGTCGGTCCAAATAAGCAATGGAGTAGGGAGACAGAGCCTTGATTCCCAGCACAGGCAACATGATCCCCAGCCACACTATGGGAGAGAGATGAGTGAATGTGGTGTAGCACAGTAATGCTAGCTAGCATTTTTCTAAcactttaacatttgcaaagccCTTTTACAAGTTTTTTgagccttacaacaaccctgttaGGTAGGTAATAATATTATTCACATTCTACAAATCAGAAGAAAGACTGAGCCAGGTTCCATGACTTCTTCAGTGTCATACAGCCAGTCTACGGTaggctttctgattccaagtctaggacgtgattattttattcagttaaagGTCTTCCAAATCCTCCTAACATTCTATGGCCCTGTAATTAAGTTTTGTCAGTGGCTTGGACAAaggcatgcttatcaaatttgcaaatgacacaAACCTAGAAAGACTAGCTAAGATATTTCTTAGATAAATGATGTTTTGAGGCTCCTTTCATTTCACATTTGGTGAATGTAAATACTTATTTCCATTAAGGGTTCTGGGCTTTACCTCCGGAAGGGAGATCTTTTTACCTTTAAGTCCCTCTGTTAGGTTGACAAAGCCTGCCTGCCCCAGGGCCCACATGATGGTCAGACACTTTGCTGGTCGATTCTGATGGGATCTCAGTAGCTCAAGGAACTGGGGAGACCAGTGGAGGAGGCAGGTTATCAATGGGGGATGGGAGTGATGATAACTAGGTGTCTAAGTCAAAGGGAAAAGTGCCTGACAGGTGAAAAAATTTACAGAGAAGAAATAGATTGACagagaacaagagaaagagagggaaattgGAAACCAAAACAGCCTTGCAGGGTCTTCCAAATGGTACAGTATTAGCTCAGTTCCACCACCCCAGCTCACCTTGCCTAAGTTCACAGTGGCAATCTTGGGCTTGTCTTGCAGAATTGCTTGGATACAGATGCGATAGCCATGGAGTGACTCACCTATAAAAATATGAAGCCCCACACCAATGAAGGTTAGATTTCCCTACTGAATAATTTTGCTGCGGATCCCACAATCTACcctatcatttcttcttttttttttgcaaggcaatggggttaaatggcttgcc
This region includes:
- the TMEM214 gene encoding transmembrane protein 214; translated protein: MAATAAGGGRWEVVRKGRRPGGGGGGGGSRRALGEANRARSLELVPAIQPSGTLFELGFQKVMKKHNKEQVPPPAPSEHKKAAKKSKKAAALPDQSAKQGRFRSLEEAMKALDVVALQKEMEKSQNMFPGNPSVWLKDLAGYLNYKLQAPQSEPTLSQHTHDYPYCLVGRELRGVIRGLLGKAVGVLELFFDHCLYTMLQELDKTPGESLHGYRICIQAILQDKPKIATVNLGKFLELLRSHQNRPAKCLTIMWALGQAGFVNLTEGLKVWLGIMLPVLGIKALSPYSIAYLDRLLLMHPNLTKGFGMIGPKDFFPLLDFAYMPNNSLAPSLQEQLCQLYPRLKVLAFGAKPEATLHTYFPSFLSRATPSCPPEMKKELLKSLTECLALDALSFNVWRQLYTKHLSQSSLLLGHILETWDQTPKKMRKSLQEIIQSFKITNEELLRKGGNNSQDITACNTICKDLLQQARGRQLPWTQLLLVFLVFAAGFLFHDFRSHSSFQTSLSARVLQSSGFLPAGEEACAKLYYYGLQGYSWLEETLPVFGSHLMSILEPGLQLAWTQTNTTVTFISTYCVSCLSWAYENLPGVFQGTQFTDSLLHLLLQLKELLLLFYQDFLVPLWQILLISLSQVQEYCQEACRGDVTWDCIKIQLSKFAHWIWLCLQDTTIALVDWALTMISQQ